Proteins encoded within one genomic window of Prosthecobacter vanneervenii:
- a CDS encoding spike base protein, RCAP_Rcc01079 family, which translates to MPAAQRRTPLDPKSIPGALQGMVPDSSFRPVTPSDTYPIKGGPARALYVGGAGDVAAVNENGVAVVFAGVPAGAVLPITTSRVNATATTATNLVAL; encoded by the coding sequence ATGCCTGCTGCCCAAAGACGCACTCCCCTTGACCCGAAATCGATCCCCGGCGCCCTGCAAGGGATGGTGCCTGATTCTTCCTTCCGCCCAGTGACGCCGTCTGACACGTACCCGATCAAGGGCGGCCCGGCGCGTGCGCTGTATGTGGGCGGCGCGGGGGATGTGGCGGCGGTGAATGAGAACGGTGTGGCGGTGGTGTTTGCAGGCGTGCCCGCAGGCGCTGTGCTGCCGATCACGACGAGCCGCGTGAATGCCACGGCCACGACGGCCACGAACCTTGTCGCGCTGTGA